The following are encoded together in the Sinorhizobium terangae genome:
- a CDS encoding peroxiredoxin, giving the protein MSLQIGQTAPDFEQESTHGNIRFHAWLGESWGVLFSHPRNFTPVCTTELGEVARLGPEWDKRNVKVIGLSVDPVESHRKWEEDIAETQGHSPDFPMIADPDAKVAALYGMIHPESDPNLTVRAVFVIDPARKIRLILTYPPSTGRNFQEILRAIDSLQLTASRGVSTPVNWNPGGEVVISPKLSDEEAARLFPQGFRKLKPYLRLTSLGQS; this is encoded by the coding sequence GGCCAGACCGCACCGGATTTCGAACAGGAAAGCACCCACGGCAACATTCGCTTTCACGCGTGGCTGGGAGAAAGTTGGGGTGTGTTGTTCAGTCACCCGCGCAACTTCACGCCGGTCTGCACCACGGAGTTGGGCGAGGTCGCGCGGCTGGGTCCGGAATGGGACAAGCGCAACGTGAAGGTCATCGGGCTTTCCGTCGATCCGGTCGAATCCCACCGCAAATGGGAAGAGGACATCGCCGAAACGCAAGGCCATTCGCCGGATTTCCCGATGATCGCGGATCCCGACGCAAAGGTGGCGGCCCTCTACGGCATGATACATCCGGAAAGTGATCCCAATCTCACCGTCAGAGCTGTCTTCGTCATCGACCCCGCGCGAAAGATCCGGCTGATACTGACCTATCCTCCAAGCACCGGCCGAAACTTCCAGGAAATCCTGCGCGCGATCGACAGTCTGCAATTGACGGCAAGCCGTGGCGTTTCGACGCCGGTAAACTGGAATCCGGGTGGGGAGGTGGTGATCTCTCCCAAGCTTTCCGACGAGGAGGCGGCTCGCCTGTTTCCCCAGGGTTTCCGGAAGTTAAAACCGTATCTGAGACTGACGTCCCTTGGCCAGTCCTGA